AGTACACGTCCCTCGACAGCTTTCAGACTCACCTAAAAACTCATCTCGACACTGTGCTCCCCAAACTGACCTGCCCTCAGTGCAACAAGGAATTCCCCAACCAAGAGTCCTTGCTGAAGCACGTCACCATTCATTTCATGATCACCTCCACCTACTACATCTGCGAGAGCTGCGACAAGCAGTTCACATCAGTGGACGACCTTCAGAAACACCTGCTGGACATGCACACCTTCGTCTTCTTCCGGTGCACGCTCTGCCAAGAAGTTTTCGACTCGAAAGTCTCCATTCAGCTCCACCTGGCCGTGAAGCACAGCAATGAGAAGAAGGTCTACAGGTGCACGTCTTGCAACTGGGACTTCCGGAACGAGACCGACTTGCAGCTCCACGTGAAACACAACCACCTGGAAAATCAAGGCAAGGTGCACAAGTGCATCTTCTGCGGTGAGTCTTTTGGCACCGAGGTGGAGCTCCAGTGCCACATCACCACCCACAGCAAGAAGTACAACTGCAAGTTCTGCAGCAAGGCCTTCCACGCCATCATCCTGCTGGAGAAGCACCTACGGGAGAAGCACTGCGTGTTCGAGACCAAGACTCCCAACTGCGGGGCGAACGGGGCTTCGGAGCAGGTccagaaggaggaggtggagcTGCAGACCCTGCTGACCAACAGCCAGGAGTCCCACAACAGCCACGACGGCAGCGAGGAAGACGTGGACACGTCGGAGCCGATGTACGGCTGTGACATCTGCGGGGCAGCCTACACCATGGAGACCCTGCTGCAGAACCACCAGCTCCGGGACCACAACATCAGACCTGGGGAGAGCGCCATTGTGAAGAAGAAAGCCGAGCTCATCAAAGGGAATTACAAGTGTAACGTGTGCTCTCGAACCTTCTTCTCCGAAAATGGCCTCCGCGAGCATATGCAGACCCACCTCGGCCCTGTCAAACACTACATGTGCCCTATCTGTGGAGAGCGGTTTCCCTCCCTTTTAACCCTGACCGAGCACAAAGTCACGCACAGTAAGAGTCTCGACACGGGCAACTGCCGCATTTGCAAGATGCCTCTCCAGAGCGAAGAGGAGTTTTTAGAGCATTGCCAAATGCACCCTGACTTGCGGAATTCCCTCACGGGATTTCGCTGCGTGGTCTGCATGCAGACCGTGACCTCCACCTTGGAACTCAAAATCCACGGGACATTCCACATGCAAAAGACAGGGAATGGGTCCGCCGTCCAGGCCACGGGGCGTGGCCAGCACGTCCAAAAACTGTACAAGTGTGCGTCTTGCCTCAAAGAGTTCCGTTCCAAGCAGGATCTGGTGAAACTTGACATCAACGGCCTGCCCTATGGTCTGTGCGCCGGCTGTGTGAACCTCAGTAAGAGCGGCAGCCCAGGCATCAACATCCCTCCCGGCACGAATAGGCCGGGCCTGGGCCAGAATGAGAATCTCGCTGCCATCGAGGGGAAAGGCAAGGCAGGGGGACTGAAGACTCGCTGTTCTAGCTGCAACGTTAAGTTTGAGTCTGAAAGCGAACTCCAGAACCACATCCAAACGGTCCACCGAGAGCTCGTGCCAGATAGCAACAGCACACAGTTGAAAACTCCGCAAGTATCGCCAATGCCCAGAATCAGTCCCTCCCAGTCGGACGAGGTAACTTGCCTTTTTACTGTTTGCTCTTTTAACCTCCTCAGGAAACCCTTGCCACTTGGTATGTCCACTCTCCGCGGCCTTATTTACTATCATGTGCCGAGAGATGCTTAGATTGAAATGCAGTGggttccacccccacccccatagcCATTAGCCAGCAATTACTTGCTTCTTGATAAGCAGCATTTTGGCTTGAATGGTGCAAAATAGGACTAATTCCAGTCTCCCTAGGATATTGTCTTCTCTATGACTGAAGAGATCAGCACTCATGCCAGCACCACTGAGATCTGGAATCTCAGCATAGCTTCACCGCGAGTTGAAATCCCCAGCTATGACTTGTGTGTATGGCAGAGAGATAATGACATAAAAGTAAGATGCTATGGGCCAACATGCTGGCTTAGAGTAaattaaaaggaatatatatatatttgtggaaAACAAATTGGGTAGGGGTGGCTTTATAATACCATGTTGTCAACActcactgtttctctgtcttctgggtGGTGAGCAAAATATTTTCACACAACAGGGTTTTTTAAAAGCCCCTACATTTATCAAGCGCCACGTGCCCAATGTTCCTTTTCAAGGAGTCCCCTTAAATGTCCCCGAGTCTTCATTCTCTGGGCTTGGGTTTCAAAATGAaagtggatctttttttttttttttcccttagtgtAAGAGTGGTTTCATGCCTTCTTTGCCATAATGAGTATGAAAAATAAGTTCATTTACAATGAAATAGTTTTATAAGTCACCAGTCCTTGAAGCTGAGCAGAGGATGgctcattttattataatttctttatgcTTTATCACCTAGTTTCTAAGAGTTCTTTCCACTTCCCTACCTGCCCCTATCTGGAGATCCATCCAAATGAAAACCCCAGGGAGATCCACCTCCCTTCAGTTTGGGGTCACTGCATTTTCCTTATCTTGTTTCTGCACTCACACCCTCTTGGAGGCCCCCCTGCACGTCCCTGCAGATAGCCATCAGTCAGCTGGTAGGGGAGAGCCGGGAAGACTGACACAGAGCCTCTCCTCCTGAAACGTGGCATCTGTGTGACAGGCAAGCTCCCAAACTTTGAAgctgctctcctttctctgcttccaagTAAATCTGCACCTTTCTCTCATTTAAATAAGTGAAGTCCTTTCAAACTGATGAGGACAGTTGGAAGAGCATGGTTTTGATAATGGCTCCTGGCTCATGTGTTGGATCAAGTAGTGTCTTTTGGTCGTTCTAATCAGATGAgaggaattattttttccaactttttctttcaaaCATGTTTAAACCTATAGAAAAGCTAAGGGAGTAACGCTGTGAACGTGTGTTTCAGTATCCATATCGCAGATCTACCAGATATGAACATTTTGTCACATTCCCCCCCCCCAGCAAACTTTTTATTAATCTGAACTACATGAAAGTAAGTTCAGACATCGTGGTTTTCCTAAGAAGGaggacattttctcatttaatcataatattattaattaagaCAATTAACTAAATCagttaaagaaatcaaatagataaaaaaagaaatcaaatagatCTGTAATGTCATCTATAAGATGTCCATATTCAAATTTACCCACTTGTCCCCAaaatgtcttgtttttaaaatgcttgtgaacaagaattttagaaaaacatttatgCAGAAAATTACTCCTCTCCCCTTTCTTATTTTGCTATGCTTAACATATAGAGGGGAGTTTGTATATTCATGTTTAATTTAAATGGTGCATAAAATTGATTTGAAATGGCtgcattcgtgtgtgtgtgtgtgtgtgtgtgtgcatgtgtgtgtgtgattgtggtGGTGTGTTCGTTTAAAATCAAGCAAAATCAGGGTCTTGTTTCTTAGTAGATTATAGAAAGgcattgtgccttttttttttggtgtatgttTTCTGATGTTCTTAAATTGCTATATATTACTATACCACTTgagttgagatttattttttaaatggaggagaACATATGAATAATCTTTACATGTTAATTCGGTTAGAGTTACTTGCTTAGAGAACTTATCATTAAGGGGTGGTCAAGTTTTTAATTATACCTAAAATCTTCATGATTAATTTTAACTATATCCTGCCGTTAAATAGAATAAtgtagaagatatttttaaaagtatttcttaattgtaattctttttttaaagattttattttttcatttacttatttgggagggggaggggcagagagagagaatctcaagcagaccctgagctgaatccaggagcctgacactgggctctgtctcacgaccctgagagatcatgacctgagccgaaatcaagagtcagactgacTGAGAtgtccaggcgcccctaactgtAATTTTTACAATAGTATTTTGTAAGCACCTACATACCAAGGCTTAAAAGTGACTCTTTAAGCAGAAGGGTAAGGTGCCTTCCTTATTAAGCCTGATTATTAGGAGCAATGTTTTTACCTGACCAGATATTAGGGTTCAGCTGTGCATTTTTCCTCTGTGCTAATTTGTTTGACATTttcatcattgttattttttcttcattacacTATTTAGATCATAAAATTTCATGCGCTCACTTCCTTTCTGATAGCCTCTGCACTTAAAAATGTACAGTAGGCCATATCATTTGGACTTGACATAGAAAATTAATCTAAACACGTGGAATTTTACAAAAAGGAGCCTCTCAAAGGAGCCAACAAGAAAAAGacctataataaaaattaatttgcttaCATTCTTTGTTAGTCAAGTTAAGCTTCTGTGACTTCTCCTGTGTgttgtgtaaatatttttaccatgcaggtaaaagagaaattattacGTAAGTCTTTGCCCAAAGACAGGGGTGCTGTGCAGGAATAAATTTTATCACAAAAAGAAGTGTGGCATGTATGTCTCCTGACTTCAGTGTCCTAGGCAGGAATGAAGGGCTTAGTGCTGTAGGTGGTATTTTCATCTCTTCTTGCTGAGGATTGAGACttcagaagagaaaaggagaccaCGGGACATAATAAAACCCGGATACACAGATATTGTCAAGAAcaagattagattttttttttctgggttctgACTTGTGATCACATAAGGGTATTGGTAGACACTGGAATGAGTATTTCAAAGACTGAAAAGAATGTTTTTTGGTCGAGACTAGATTACCTAGTTAAAAGGGATTTAGATATAATCTAGGGAAGGCTAAGTACTGGATAAATGCATGCGATCcaagaaatggatgaaagacaagGCACGGGACACTTATGGAAGCATAAGAGTAGGTAGCTGTCATGGAATGGAGAAATTTGGGATTGAAGACAAAAGATCTGAATTCTTCTGCATAATGCTTCCTGAATTTGTGAACGTGTTTTCTTTGTGTCCAGATCCTACAATTATCAATCTAAATTTGCTATGGAGTCTTTGttttgaatgaaatatttaggggAACCTATTCATTTCCCTTTGGCTCTCAGAGATCGTGGATGATAGGCATTTATGCCTGACGGCCGTTACCTATGACAATTCCGTAAATGGGAGAGATAAACTGACACAAGAAGAATGCTGGCCATCCAGATTTTTCCATACACGAAACACCTTGCAGAGTTACTGACATTTACTGTGTGTTGAATAAATGTTAGTTCTTCTTCTGGAGTTCATTGACACTGGCCCAGCCTGGTCAGGTTCTGCCCCATTTGGACCTTAATATGTTTTCTTACGATGACATTAGAAGCATGTGtccttctgcttccatttctCCAGGACGTCTGATCACCGGGTTTCTTCAAGGGGCCATTTACTCAAACATTTCAGCTCACGCCATCCCCGCCAGTCTGCTGAAATTGCTCTTGCAAGGGTTTCCATCTGTGTCTGTGTTGCTGGCTATGCAGAGCCACAGAATCAGAACCAGAAGGGACTCTGGAGACCATCTGATTAAGCTGCCTTATTTTACAGGCAGCAAACCAGGTCCAGATAAATTGAGATCTAAGGtgacacagctaggaagtggtagGCAAGGAGCTCTGGGCAGCTGGCTTTCTAACTCCAGACTCAAGATTCTCTTTTCGTAAATCCGCTGGACTTTCCTCGGGCTGCTGTCTCATCCCGTATTCTTTTCATAAAATCCTCTCTGTGTTGCTGTCTTACTTTCTGTGGTCATTCCCTTCCTCCACCCACTGCAAGGGATCATCTGTTTCCATCACTTTACGGCAGCTGACTTCTTTAAGGTCTCTGCTGATAACTGACCCATGcaatgctgtttttgttttttggggagggtttgtttgttttttccttaaagagaacTTATCCTAGTTTGCTCACTGTTCTACTTCTCGTTATTGCCTCTTTCCTCTTTACCAAGCATCCTTTTTCCCTCCTGGTTGCCTTCATGGAGGGATGTGTAGCCTACTTCCTCTGTCTGCTCCTACAAGTTTGTGCCCTGTGGCTACTCTCATTCTGCATACCCCCTCCATGTGGCCTCATCCACTCCCATGGCTCCTGCTACCACATTTTATGGATGACTCTCCAAATGATATCTCCCAAATGCAGGAGGGAACTttcggggcggggagggggggaagcactGAGGGAAATATTCCATATCTTGATTGTGGCGGTGGCTACATGACTGTATGCATTTGTTAATACCCACCAGGTGTAAAATTAGTGAATTTTCATATGTGAATTACCTCTCGATGAAACGGCTTTTAAAAAGAGTATCTGTGACTTACACCTTTGCACTGATATTCAGACCCACACACACAGTTGCCTGCTGGAGATAGTCACTCACGTGTTTCCATACGCAGGAAACTCAGTGGGACCAAAACTGAACTCATCATCCTTTCTCTGAACCTGcttcttttctcatattttctgtttcacttGTGGAGCCACCGATTTTCTTgtgtcccttttctccacatccagtTGGCCATCAAGTGATCTCTGTTTCAGctcatatatatttcttaaatcaatcccctcctctccatcctctTACCACATTTGTAACTCAATCTCTGATCATCTTTCACTAAACGACTGAAGCAGCCTCCTAATTGCTCCCTTGGACTTTAGTCTTATCATTTTCAAATCCATCTCCACAAAGCTGCCAGAACAATCTatctaaaacacaaatctgaatAGCATGTCCCTCCCTATTCGAAACATTTTAAGTGCTCTGTACTTCCATCCTTGTAGGATAGTATAATATccttttattgtgaaataaaatGACGCTTCAGGTTCTGGCCCCTGataaattttctcttc
This DNA window, taken from Mustela erminea isolate mMusErm1 chromosome 13, mMusErm1.Pri, whole genome shotgun sequence, encodes the following:
- the ZNF521 gene encoding zinc finger protein 521 isoform X3: MQVHERNKDGSQSGSRMEDWKMKDTQKCSQCEEGFDFPEDLQKHIAECHPECSPNEDRAALQCIYCHELFVEETPLMNHMEQVHGGEKKNSCSICSESFHTVEELYSHMDSHQQAESCNHSNSPSLVTVGYTSVSSTTPDSNLSVDSSTMVEAAPPIPKSRGRKRAAQQTPDLTVPSSKQAKVTYSCIYCNKQLFSSLAVLQIHLKTMHLDKPEQAHICQYCLEVLPSLYNLNEHLKQVHEAQDPGLIVSAMPAIVYQCNFCSEVVNDLNTLQEHIRCSHGFANPAAKDSNAFFCPHCYMGFLTDSSLEEHIRQVHCDLSGSRFGSPVLGTPKEPVVEVYSCSYCTNSPIFNSVLKLNKHIKENHKNIPLALNYIHNGKKSRALSPLSPVAIEQTSLKMMQAVGGAPGRPAGEYICNQCGAKYTSLDSFQTHLKTHLDTVLPKLTCPQCNKEFPNQESLLKHVTIHFMITSTYYICESCDKQFTSVDDLQKHLLDMHTFVFFRCTLCQEVFDSKVSIQLHLAVKHSNEKKVYRCTSCNWDFRNETDLQLHVKHNHLENQGKVHKCIFCGESFGTEVELQCHITTHSKKYNCKFCSKAFHAIILLEKHLREKHCVFETKTPNCGANGASEQVQKEEVELQTLLTNSQESHNSHDGSEEDVDTSEPMYGCDICGAAYTMETLLQNHQLRDHNIRPGESAIVKKKAELIKGNYKCNVCSRTFFSENGLREHMQTHLGPVKHYMCPICGERFPSLLTLTEHKVTHSKSLDTGNCRICKMPLQSEEEFLEHCQMHPDLRNSLTGFRCVVCMQTVTSTLELKIHGTFHMQKTGNGSAVQATGRGQHVQKLYKCASCLKEFRSKQDLVKLDINGLPYGLCAGCVNLSKSGSPGINIPPGTNRPGLGQNENLAAIEGKGKAGGLKTRCSSCNVKFESESELQNHIQTVHRELVPDSNSTQLKTPQVSPMPRISPSQSDEKKTYQCIKCQMVFYNEWDIQVHVANHMIDEGLNHECKLCSQTFDSPAKLQCHLIEHSFEGMGGTFKCPVCFTVFVQANKLQQHIFSAHGQEDKIYDCTQCPQKFFFQTELQNHTMTQHSS